The following coding sequences are from one Sardina pilchardus chromosome 16, fSarPil1.1, whole genome shotgun sequence window:
- the LOC134059540 gene encoding Fc receptor-like protein 5: MELTLIWLLIVLSLCSHSGVAAERPTAVVSLSPKWSPVFSGESITLTCSIQGESSSDWRYRWYRGDQQLHPQRGWSDSDRYRLQSVQEDHSGDYSCQGSRQEDAKESYMSEGVTLTVLTLPTATLTIEPESPVYVGEEVTLKCKIQSEGDWAYKLFKGSSSDHLSQSDTNTLTITAAAKSDESHYWCQGEMRGRAVSSLMSGSVYLTVKALPTPTLSVQPETHVFTGEDVTLKCEIESEGVWKYKWYKEWDRNVLTLGDTNTFTIRGAAESHKGQYWCQGERRDRPTASQPSRRITLDVKGYYCVHECVYGSLPTAIVTVDPPEGPYYPGDEITLRCDIAGHTDFQYNWYRGSDSIHYQNSQSITISLPDRAGKYQYTCDGRGNGPKTSQRSTPVSVSVTDFPVPTLTVQPSHVFTGEAVTLTCIQPSTGWTYAWDTPPSSRAFETNSNIYTISRASVSDQGEYKCYGVRERSRKPSRSSNTVQLIVKALPLATLTVEPQSPVFTGETVTLKCVIESLSGWTYKWYKESSRTPVSEGNIFTIRGAAESHKGQYWCQGERRDRSILSQPSRRITLDVKASKPKLTLSPAHQLLTGDSVTLRCELGVSSGLVFYWYRDTQTSDPVAQTDGDSYSISSVKVSDGGQYWCRAGRRDPVYNTQYSDEVVAEIKFTGVSLASVMIPSNWTQIFTSEPLSLSCGVQGNSTGWRLRWFTGRGGESECPNDWRSETGSSCSISSAAPSDSGVYWCQSESGEQSNPVNITVHNGDVILESPVHPVTEGDSLTLRCRYRYQISNIRADFYKDGTLLQTSTTGEMTIPTVSKSHEGLYKCSNSERGESPESWITVRDARSSGSSKFVVAVGVVIGLLFALALVILLVLLLYRSQKAKGSFSVTPNPGPGSQQREKNSGHSSTSQKRV; the protein is encoded by the exons AGCGACCCACGGCTGTTGTGTCCCTGAGCCCTAAGTGGAGTCCAGTGTTCAGTGGAGAGAGCAtcactctcacctgcagcataCAGGGAGAGTCCTCATCAGACTGGAGATACCGCTGGTACAGAGGAGACCAGCAGCTTCACCCACAGAGAGGCTGGAGTGACAGTGATAGATACAGACTGCAGTCTGTGCAGGAGGACCACAGCGGGGACTACAGCTGCCAAGGAAGCAGACAAGAAGATGCAAAGGAGTCATATATGAGTGAGGGTGTTACCCTGACTGTTTTAA CCCTGCCCACTGCTACACTGACCATAGAGCCAGAGAGTCCTGTGTATGTTGGAGAGGAAGTCACTCTGAAGTGTAAGATACAGTCTGAGGGTGACTGGGCGTATAAGTTGTTTAAAGGGTCCAGCAGTGATCATCTCTCTCAGTCTGACACCAACACACTGACCATCACAGCAGCAGCCAAGTCTGATGAGAGTCATTACTGGTGTCAGGGAGAGATGAGGGGCAGAGCTGTGTCTTCACTGATGAGTGGAAGTGTTTATCTTACTGTTAAAG CCCTGCCTACACCTACACTGAGTGTGCAGCCAGAGACTCACGTGTTCACTGGAGAGGACGTCACTCTGAAGTGTGAGATTGAGTCTGAGGGTGTCTGGAAGTACAAGTGGTATAAAGAATGGGACAGAAATGTACTTACTCTGGGGGACACCAACACCTTCACCATCAGAGGAGCTGCTGAGTCTCATAAAGGCCAGTACTGGTgccagggggagaggagagacagacccaCAGCATCACAACCAAGCAGGAGAATAACTCTTGACGTCAAAGGTTACTattgcgtgcatgagtgtgtgtatggat ctcTGCCAACAGCTATAGTAACTGTAGACCCTCCTGAGGGTCCATACTACCCTGGAGATGAGATCACTCTGAGGTGTGATATAGCAGGGCACACAGACTTTCAGTATAACTGGTACAGAGGTAGTGATTCCATTCACTATCAGAATAGTCAATCCATCACCATTTCCCTCCCTGATCGAGCTGGAAAGTACCAGTACACATGTGATGGTAGAGGAAACGGGCCAAAGACTTCCCAGCGTAGTACACCTGTCTCTGTCAGTGTAACAG ATTTTCCAGTGCCTACTCTGACAGTACAACCCAGCCATGTGTTCACTGGAGAAGCAGTCACTCTGACATGTATACAGCCTTCAACTGGCTGGACATATGCATGGGATACACCCCCATCATCCAGAGCCTTTGAGACAAACAGCAACATCTACACCATCAGCAGAGCCTCTGTGTCTGACCAGGGGGAGTATAAGTGCtacggagtgagagagagaagcaggaaaCCATCACGTTCCAGCAACACTGTTCAGCTTATAGTAAAAG CGCTGCCTTTGGCTACACTGACTGTAGAGCCCCAGAGTCCTGTGTTCACTGGAGAGACGgtcactctgaagtgtgtgatAGAGTCTCTCAGTGGCTGGACATATAAGTGGTATAAGGAGTCCAGCAGAACCCCAGTGTCTGAGGGAAACATCTTCACCATCAGAGGAGCTGCTGAGTCTCATAAGGGCCAGTACTggtgtcagggggagaggagagacagatccATATTATCACAACCAAGCAGGAGAATAACTCTTGACGTCAAAG CTTCAAAGCCAAAACTCACATTAAGTCCTGCTCACCAGCTCCTCACAGGAGACTCAGTGACTCTGAGATGTGAGTTGGGTGTTTCCTCTGGTTTGGTGTTCTACtggtacagagacacacagacctctgaTCCTGTGGCCCAGACTGATGGAGACTCCTACAGTATCAGCTCTGTTAAAGTTTCTGATGGAGGACAGTACTGGTGCAGAGCTGGGAGAAGAGACCCAGTCTACAATACTCAATATAGTGATGAAGTAGTAGCTGAAATAAAGTTTACAG GTGTGTCTCTGGCTTCTGTGATGATCCCTTCAAACTGGACCCAGATCTTCACATCTGAGCCTCTCTCCCTGAGCTGTGGGGTTCAGGGCAACTCTACTGGATGGAGACTGAGATGGTTcacaggcagaggaggagaatcAGAGTGTCCCAATGACTGGAGATCAGAAACAGGATCCAGCTGCAGCATCAGCTCAGCAGCTCCATCAGACAGTGGAGTGTACTGGTGTCAGTCTGAGTCTGGAGAGCAGAGTAACCCTGTCAACATCACAGTGCACA ATGGAGATGTGATCCTGGAGAGTCCTGTCCATCCTGTGACTGAGGGAGATTCTCTGACTCTGCGCTGTAGATATCGCTACCAGATATCTAACATCAGAGCTGACTTCTATAAAGATGGGACACTCCTGCAGACCTCCACCACAGGAGAGATGACCATCCCTACAGTCTCCAAGTCACATGAAGGCCTCTATAAGTGCAGCAactcagagagaggagagtcacCAGAGAGCTGGATCACAGTCAGAG ATGCTAGGTCCTCTGGGTCCTCTAAGTTTGTGGTAGCAGTGGGTGTGGTGATCGGACTGCTTTTTGCCTTGGCTCTGGTCATTTTACTAGTCCTGCTGCTGTACCGCTCCCAGAAAGCAAAAG GGTCATTTTCAGTGACACCAAACCC tGGTCCTGGTTCAcagcaaagggaaaaaaacagtggTCACAGTTCAACCTCACAGAAAAGAGTTTAA
- the LOC134059541 gene encoding Fc receptor-like protein 5 translates to MVAVESPHPPFYAGETVTLRCDIAEYTDWNQYVWYKDNQISRQSRKTNTIPLPYYVGQHTCKGWRKGRPRNSQRSAPFSVSVTALPTPTLSVQPESPVFTGEEVTLKCEIEPEGVWKYKWYKDEGRDVLTLGYTDTYTITAAAESHKGQYWCLGERRDRPTASQQSRRITIDVKALPTATVTVESPEGPYYPGDEVTLRCDVAEYVDWIAYDWNISGHPGDPDNQKNNQTITITLPHEAGQFLYTCEGFRYKRPQHSQSSDPLTISMQALPLATLTVEPQSPVFTGETVTLKCVIESLSGWTYKWYKGSTTTPVSEGNTFTIRGAAESHKGQYWCQGERRDRPTSSQESSHITLDVKDSKPKLTLSPSGHQLFTGDSVTLRCELGVSSGLVFYWYRDTQTSDPVAQTDGDSYSISSVKDSDGGQYWCRAGRGDPVYYTQYNDGVEITVTERPKPIITLKSNWTEFFSGEKVSLRCDIKSGEISDWEYSWFRDGLRDYAVEEYEITPSESGNYTCKGQRKHDQKPSEASDAVGITIYSENAQAVLSSFSQTWLTEGDSVTLSCEVRESTTGWRFHWYTTAPYRPDSTHVTYKNRDHYVKLLSDSIRGAGGSYTLSPAALRHTGVYVCRAEREEPAHYTEFSQPQPLWVTGLSPKSSVMIHSKWTQVFTSEPLSLSCGVEGNSTGWRLRWFTDRGGQSECPTDWRPETGSSCSITSTAPSDSGVYWCQSESGEQSNPVNITVHNGSVILESPVHPVTEGDPLTLHCRYRHQPSNVSADFYKDGTLLQTSTTGEMTIPAVSKSHEGLYKCRNPERGESPESWITVKDAASFKLMVAVGGVMGLLVVFALVISLFLLHRSQKAKGSDSVTANLGPQWSNSHSSTSQERVLDGAVTETGEPDYAEIEWKDTDNNKEEGLYNVESKRGAAMSDPLYSLLRPVQSSTKRCAAMADPLYSHLRPVKSSRVSDGGGDGTSDVTYAKVNKFKHKKEDAGGPVGVTYAEVQIKMKPLGSRAKPVHSEEEHVYSDVKPGIR, encoded by the exons ATGGTGGCTGTAGAATCTCCCCATCCTCCCTTCTATGCTGGAGAGACAGTAACTCTGAGGTGTGATATAGCAGAGTACACAGACTGGAATCAGTATGTCTGGTACAAAGACAATCAGATATCCAGACAAAGCAGGAAGACCAACACCATTCCTCTTCCCTATTATGTTGGCCAGCACACATGCAAAGGGTGGAGAAAAGGTCGGCCGAGGAATTCCCAACGCAGTGCACCTTTCTCTGTCAGTGTCACAG CCCTGCCTACACCTACACTGAGTGTGCAGCCAGAGAGTCCTGTGTTCACTGGAGAGGAAGTCACTCTGAAGTGTGAGATTGAGCCTGAGGGTGTCTGGAAGTACAAGTGGTATAAAGATGAGGGCAGAGATGTACTTACTCTGGGGTACACCGACACATATACCATCACTGCAGCTGCTGAGTCTCATAAGGGCCAGTACTGGTgtctgggggagaggagagacagacccaCAGCATCACAGCAAAGCAGGAGAATAACTATTGATGTCAAag CTCTGCCCACAGCTACAGTGACTGTAGAGTCTCCTGAGGGTCCATACTACCCTGGAGATGAGGTCACTCTGAGGTGTGATGTAGCAGAGTACGTAGACTGGATTGCATATGACTGGAACATTTCTGGTCATCCTGGTGATCCAGACAACCAAAAGAACAATCAAACCATCACCATCACTCTGCCACATGAAGCTGGCCAGTTCCTGTACACATGTGAAGGATTCAGATATAAAAGACCACAGCATTCGCAGAGCAGTGACCCTCTTACAATCAGTATGCAAG CGCTGCCTTTGGCTACACTGACTGTAGAGCCCCAGAGTCCTGTGTTCACTGGAGAGACGgtcactctgaagtgtgtgatAGAGTCTCTCAGTGGCTGGACATATAAGTGGTATAAGGGGTCCACCACAACCCCAGTGTCTGAGGGAAACACCTTCACCATCAGAGGAGCTGCTGAGTCTCATAAGGGCCAGTACTggtgtcagggggagaggagagacagacccacatcatcacaagaAAGCAGCCACATAACTCTTGAtgtcaaag ATTCAAAGCCCAAACTCACATTAAGTCCATCAGGCCACCAGCTCTTCACAGGAGACTCAGTGACTCTGAGATGTGAGTTGGGTGTTTCCTCTGGTTTGGTGTTCTACtggtacagagacacacaaacctCTGATCCTGTGGCCCAGACTGACGGAGACtcctacagcatcagctctgttAAAGACTCTGATGGAGGACAGTACTGGTGCAGAGCTGGGAGAGGAGACCCAGTCTACTATACTCAATATAATGATGGTGTTGAGATAACAGTTACAG AAAGGCCAAAACCGATTATTACCCTGAAATCAAACTGGACAGAGTTCTTCAGTGGAGAGAAGGTCTCTCTCAGATGTGACATAAAGAGTGGGGAGATCAGTGACTGGGAGTACAGCTGGTTTAGGGATGGATTGAGAGACTATGCTGTGGAGGAATATGAAATCACACCATCTGAAAGTGGTAACTACACTTGTAAAGGACAAAGGAAACATGATCAAAAACCATCAGAAGCAAGTGATGCTGTTGGTATTACAATTTATTCTG AGAATGCCCAGGCAGTTCTGAGTTCCTTCTCACAGACCTGGCTGACTGAAGGAGACTCAGTGACTCTGAGCTGTGAGGTTAGAGAATCCACTACAGGCTGGAGATTCCACTGGTACACGACTGCCCCCTACAGGCCTGATTCGACACATGTCACATACAAAAACAGAGATCATTATGTAAAACTGCTTTCAGACAGCATCAGAGGAGCTGGGGGCTCCTACACTCTCAGCCCTGCTGCCCTTAGACACACAGGGGTTTATgtgtgcagagcagagagagaagaaccaGCCCATTACACAGAGTTCAgccagcctcagcctctctGGGTCACAG GTTTGTCTCCTAAATCTTCTGTGATGATCCATTCAAAATGGACCCAGGTCTTCACATCTGAGCCTCTCTCCCTGAGCTGTGGGGTTGAGGGCAACTCTACTGGATGGAGACTGAGGTGGTtcacagacagaggaggacaATCAGAGTGTCCCACTGACTGGAGACCAGAAACAGGATCCAGCTGCAGCATCACCTCAACAGCTCCATCAGACAGTGGAGTGTACTGGTGTCAGTCTGAGTCTGGAGAGCAGAGTAACCCTGTCAACATTACAGTGCACA ATGGTAGTGTGATCCTGGAGAGTCCTGTCCATCCTGTGACTGAGGGAGATCCTCTGACTCTGCACTGTAGATATCGCCATCAGCCATCAAACGTCAGTGCTGACTTCTATAAAGATGGGACACTCCTGCAGACCTCCACTACAGGAGAGATGACCATCCCTGCAGTCTCCAAGTCACATGAAGGCCTCTATAAGTGCAGGaacccagagagaggagagtcacCAGAGAGCTGGATCACAGTCAAAG ATGCTGCATCCTTTAAGTTGATGGTAGCAGTCGGTGGTGTGATGGGACTGCTTGTTGTCTTTGCTCTGGTCATTTCACTGTTTCTGCTGCATCGCTCCCAGAAAGCAAAAG GTTCAGATTCAGTGACGGCAAACCT TGGTCCACAGTGGAGCAACAGTCACAGTTCAACCTCACAGGAAAGAGTTTTAG ATGGTGCTGTGACCGAAACTGGTGAGCCGGACTATGCTGAGATTGAGTGGAAGGATACAGACAACAACAAGGAAGAAGGTCTGTATAATGTGGAAT CCAAAAGAGGTGCAGCGATGTCAGATCCTCTTTACTCACTCTTGAGGCCAGTGCAGAGTTCAA CCAAGAGATGTGCAGCGATGGCAGACCCTCTGTACTCACACCTGAGACCAGTGAAGAGTTCAA GAGTCTCAGATGGAGGTGGGGATGGAACCAGTGATGTGACGTATGCCAAAGTTAACAAATTTAAACACAAGAAAGAAG ATGCAGGTGGACCCGTGGGTGTCACATATGCTGAAGTACAGATTAAGATGAAGCCACTTGGCAGTAGAG ccaAGCCTGTACACTCTGAAGAAGAACATGTTTACTCTGATGTCAAGCCTGGTATCAGGTGA